The region AAATGGCCATCATGCATGTCTACCTTGCTTTCATAATCAAGGAATTCTGTCTCACATCTTGATATAATACTTAGCTCACTGattcaataaataatatttttaaaaaaaaattaaaacaagactACAATAATGTACAAATTATATCTAAAGTAGGCAAATCTCTTGTGTGTGCCAATATTTAACCATGTCTGCTGAACCGCTGAGTTATCgtaatttacatcctcccaaataCTTTATTGAGCCAGGATATAGAGATCCTTTGGGATGGGAGATATTCAACCTTGGGAAAGAATAAACAACATCCGGCGTCCGTAAGGACAAcccaggtggtaagagtgctctacctacagccgagaggttggaggttcgatcctcaaacccttgGGTTTGAACCGGTCagttatgggtaacctaggctggtttacctccttatggTCTTTTGCCGACTAGGGtcagggcgaggagaaaacctcgttaaaagaacaAACAACATCCGAGAGAAatgaattaaaagaaaatcaataacTTAACAAAAAGCACCATGTCAAAAAGGGTTCCTGAATATATGCTCTGTCGCAGGGTGTAGCAACATGATATTTATaggcaacatttttttttaaataaaaatagccGTTGCCCGGCAGCGGCCGGAAATATGGTCGTTGCCAGGTAACAACGCTAATTTTGGTCattgctagtatatatattgacaTGATTCAAGGAGTTGCAGGAATAAATTTTGTCTATTATCTCAACACCACACCAGTCCAAGATCATCACTTTGCATTTGCACTATCCCAAAAACTCTCTATGATGCAttgatgtagatgctctaagacccacatgataaaaatatcatatccTTGTTTGCCACATCatagagtaaaagtgagggaatAGAAACAAACAACATATTGGAGAAATGGATTAAACAAAAATCAAGAACTTAACAAAAAACACCATGTCAAGAAGAGTTCCTGATTATATGCTCTATCGGCTGGAGTGTAAAAGGCCTATGGGATTAGAGATATTCAACCTTAGGGAAGAAACCTTGGGGAAGAATAAACAGCATACTAGagaaatgaattaaaataaagtcAAGAACTTAACAAAAAACACCATGTCAAGAAGAGTTCCTGAATAGCACATTACATATACCATATACTAGAATGATGCTACACACATCTTCTGACGAAGAAAGAAGTACTGAGGGAGTACAAACCCCAATTCTTTAGGTCTACAAAAACAATTTGTTCCAATACATTCATTGATTAACACCAGGGGAGGGCCACTACTAGAATTGCTACGACTTTACAAAAAATCAACCAACTTCAATTCACAACGGTCTGGTATAAGCATCCTGTATGTACGCTGAGGCCTGCTCTTCTGAGAGCTGCTTCCCTTCCACCAATCCTTTGATCAGGACATCAGCATAGGCTTTGGGAGGTGCACGGATCGGAAACTTACCTGATTTGAAGCTATCGACATCTGACGAGGTACACCTGCGTGACAAGAAATTGAAGATTAGAGAACCAAATGGACGGGTTAAGTTTGAGATGGATGTAAAAAGGTAAGTATGCTTACGTCATTGTTAGGATTGGGATTCCACCCTCCTTCCCCAGGTAAAGAACATTGTGGTACCAGCCTCTCTACATGAAATATAAGCAGCATCCGTGACATAAGAGGAATAGTGTTGAAACAAATATCTCGATTATGTCAAATACAATGCTCgatctattaaaaaaatattgcaaaCAGCATATGAATTCTAAAACGATATTGcataattagaaaaagaaaggaTACTGTTGCCAGTTTCTGAAAGACTGATTGCAATGGCAGTACTGCATATACAATCCATTGATAATATCCCCAAATATAATACAATACTCTTGGAATAAAACAAAATTGGCCTTTAAGTAAACAATTGTAAAGTAAAAAACATATTGACAACCAAAAAATTGGTTATtataacttttcaaaataaagcAAAACATATTTCTAaagagcaaatatcatttttagtccctcaactataatatatgtatcaattttggtccttgattattaaaaatttcaaattaggtgcatgactattcaatttgtatcacatttggtccttgactattaacattttcaaattaagtgcatgactatcattttgtatcacatttagtcatgccgttaaattttccggccaaatttccggcgaagtcaccggtgaccgactaatttatttaatttttattttaaaaattattttaatactccgtaacttttaaataaaaaaaaaacttaaaaataaaaaataataataataaaatagaaaacgccggtcacccccgatgacttcgccggaaatttgaccggaaaatttaacggcaggaccaaatgtgatacaaaatgaatagtcatgcacctaatttgaaaatgttaatagtcaaggaccaaaagtgatacaaattgaatagtcatggacctaatttgaaatttttaatagtcaaggaccaaaattaatacatgtattatagttgagggactaaaaatgatattttctctatttCTAAACAcctaaaattgtaatttcaaaaaTGATACTTCTTCTAATCCTCTATCCCATTTAACCTGTCCAGTTTACTGTTCATTGGCCAAACCAACTATCacttttttgtttcctttttttttaaaagcattttcttataatttttaaatttggcttgttgtgtttaatagtgtttttcatgtagtttctaaatatataaattttgaacattaatactaaattaaatattacgaaaaataaatttgtaaataacttGAGTCAAGTCTTGTTCACCGaactagatacataaaatgggacaatACATTAGTTTTCAtgtgttttataaatttttcttataattcTTTTGAGTTATTACTTGCACAATGCAGTTAATTTAGAGAAAgtaaaattttgaagaaaaattattattttcctagACTAAAAAATTAAgtgtcttgttttttttttgaaaacaattaagTGTCTTGTTAGGATAAACATTTATGATTTTATATTTACTCACACCACCATGCTCTACTTCAACTTAAAGCTTAGGTGTTAAAAAAAATGtcgcaaaaaaaataaaaataaaaaattaaagcttAGGTTATAAGTGAAGatacacatttatatttgtCCATAATTCAAAAGATAAGCATAATTACATCTGAAACTTCAAAAGCAAATAGTCTTTTCAGCAATTATTGTAGTATACTAGTATTAGAGCGGTTAAAGGTGTAAATTCTTTTGTATTTAGGGAGATGAAAGGGTTACTATTTATACCTTCAAGGGAATCAAAGTGCAATGAATTCTTCAAACTAATTTTGAACCTTATATTCAGTCAGCTAGCATTACATACAAGTGAAGGAATACTAActggtatttaaaaaaaatagaaaaagaaaaagtggtAACACAAAAATGATGCATTTGACTACAATGTGTACCTTTACAGCCTCCACTGAGATGGTTTTTTCGTTTTCAATAGAGTGTAAagcaatcaaatcaaataaaggAGCTCTCATGTCATAGTTTGGATCATTTTCCTGAAGTAAAATATCATTGAACTGATCAAGCCTGTGATAATGAATAACAGGAAAAAATTAGTTTCAAATGATGATTAAGGCATACTTCCTATTTATTTTCACAAATTAACATGTGAGGTGTGATAATTTCAGATAACTAATCAGTTAACTTACTAATACATTCAGATTAAAATAGAAGAAGATTGAATAGCATACGTGATTCTATAGAGGCATGTGTAAGCTTTGTCTTGAGTGCTTTCAGGATGAAGAAAAGCAACACCCCCATGGCCCCATGTAACCGTATGATCACGACCAAAAAACAACCGATGGGGGATGGTCTTCCATATGATCTCCTTTGGCAGGCTTTTGTCCATTGCACCAGCACATTGGTTTTGCATTCCTTCAACCTGGACATAATTTTACAATTAGGGAATGCTCAAATGCATACAGAATGTTAAAATAATcatataaaacattaaaaaaataattaaataaaactcTACAGTAATCTATATTGAGTTAAGAAAGTTCAAAAAATTGCTTTAAAATATCATCTATGATAATCTCTTATGGACTTTAACTTTCATAAAACGATAGACATTTAACTTGCAGAAACAATAGAAATGAGAGGTTTAAGAATGCAATTGGTCCTTGTGCATTTGAAAAATGTTCATTTCAGTCATTGTACAATTAAATTAGACCATTTAATCTTTATACATTAAAAGGTGACAATTAAAAGCAATAGTAAACTCTGATAATTGCAACACTCTTAGATCTGCTTAAGTTTCACAAATGTGGTTTACTAACTTAACTTTGGATGAGCTGATGTTCTACAGATAATTTGTATGTccatcaaaaagaaaaagatatacCTTTCCACCTTCAATATAGCAGCGCAATCTTGGAAAATACATATTTGATCCAAAAGTGGCATACCAAATCCCTATCTTTTGAAGTTCTGATCGCCAAGTGGAAGAAACAGCAATGGCTTGGTCTGCATTATAAAACAAAAGTCAGACAAACAAATGAGCAATCTTTTGTAATGGGATTTGATAGCATTTGCTTTCTTTACCAGCAGCGTCCTCATTAACTTTCAGGCTCGAAAGTGGTACTATCACATTATCAATGACCTTATCAAGATCTTCAGCTACTGTATGTGTACCGCTATCTTCATCTTCAGAATCTGAGCTAATGATCTGCAGCAAAAGGATTGCAATGTCAAATGGTtgaaataatatatgtaatttgCTAGTGAAAAGCTGAATGAAACTAGGAACAGAAGGAATTACAAAGCAACAATTTTAGGGAAATAAAGTTAGGTTTACTGTTCTGTATGATTccatttttattgatttgaagTTTTGAACAGACAATATATTCTGATAGAATTAATGAAACTTCTTTTTTAGAAGCCAAATAACTATGAGCCTATTCATCCTCATAGGCACAATTTCCACATTATCATGGTTTTCAGTTTTTAATTGACTAGTAACTATGGAGTAAAACTTctagtttcaacaaaaaatttCAATCCCATCaacatggtaaaaaaaaaaaaaaaaacagaattctCACATGAACATAAGGTGCTCTTTCACTGGTTACTTTGTCAGCTAACTTCTCCGATAGTGTCGGCCAAAATGCACTTAATTCTTCACGGACCTGAAGATATTTTGTTTATGCACCATTGATTGAGGTAAATCAGTGAATTAAGCATTACATATACAATCTCAGTATCAATAGAGTAGCTATTATACTGTATAGTGTACAGAACCAACAAAACAGCTAGTCATGCAATAATATAAAATCACGGGCTATTTGCCAAGGAATAAAGTAATCTTCTTACATTTTGAATTACTTTCCATGTGGATTCAAATGGATAAGCCTCCGATGACCCGGGAATAGGCTTTTGTTGCAACAATACTTCAACACATGCTTGGGCTGACTTTGCTATAGAGTCAAGGTTATATCCCCCTTCAAGTGCCAAAACAATCTTCCCTCCAGCAAACTCCATTA is a window of Ipomoea triloba cultivar NCNSP0323 chromosome 11, ASM357664v1 DNA encoding:
- the LOC115997209 gene encoding histone deacetylase 5; this translates as MGSNTDSCDRRVGLIYDDRMCKHTTPDDEDHPEKPDRIRVIWNRLQSSGIAKRCVILDAKEAEDKHIALVHTKFHIDLIKSISSAKLDSRRNSIAAQFNSIYFNQGSSESAYLAAGSVIEAAEKVANGELDSAFAIVRPPGHHAEKNEPMGFCLYNNVAIATSYLLNERKDLGINKVLIVDWDVHHGNGTQSTFWKDPRVLFFSVHRYESGSFYPAGGDGSHLMTGEGLGAGYNINVPWENGRCGDADYLAVWDHILTPVAKKFCPDMVFVSAGFDAAVGDPLGGCRVSPYGYSVMLSKLMEFAGGKIVLALEGGYNLDSIAKSAQACVEVLLQQKPIPGSSEAYPFESTWKVIQNVREELSAFWPTLSEKLADKVTSERAPYVHIISSDSEDEDSGTHTVAEDLDKVIDNVIVPLSSLKVNEDAADQAIAVSSTWRSELQKIGIWYATFGSNMYFPRLRCYIEGGKVEGMQNQCAGAMDKSLPKEIIWKTIPHRLFFGRDHTVTWGHGGVAFLHPESTQDKAYTCLYRITLDQFNDILLQENDPNYDMRAPLFDLIALHSIENEKTISVEAVKRGWYHNVLYLGKEGGIPILTMTCTSSDVDSFKSGKFPIRAPPKAYADVLIKGLVEGKQLSEEQASAYIQDAYTRPL